A genomic stretch from Deltaproteobacteria bacterium includes:
- the ahcY gene encoding adenosylhomocysteinase — translation MKKFDVKDMKLADKGRKRIEWAEMDMPVLRRIQKNFAAKKTLKGVKIAACLHVTTETANLMIALKAGGADVSLCASNPLSTQDDVAASLVKHFGISTYAIKGEDNKTYYKHLNIVLDKQPNITMDDGADLVSLLHTTRKKEAANIVGSTEETTTGVIRLKALAKQGLLKFPVIAVNDAATKHFFDNRYGTGQSTIDGIIRATNRLLAGSVFVVCGYGWCGKGVAMRARGMGANVIVTEIDPIKALEAVMDGFRVMPIADASREGDFFCTVTGNINVIRKEHFAKMKDGAIVSNSGHFNVELGLDGLRKLTKKRREIREFTEEHVIKEGQRIYVLAEGRLVNLASAEGHPASVMDMSFANQAMSAAYLVQRGAKLEREVYTVPEEIDKEIARMKLITLGVKIDVLTAEQKKYLASWEMGT, via the coding sequence AGGGCAGAAAGAGGATCGAGTGGGCAGAGATGGACATGCCGGTACTCAGGCGCATACAGAAGAACTTTGCCGCCAAGAAGACGTTGAAGGGCGTAAAGATAGCCGCGTGCCTTCACGTAACGACCGAGACGGCCAATCTGATGATAGCGCTAAAGGCCGGAGGCGCAGATGTTTCTCTTTGCGCATCCAACCCGCTTAGCACGCAAGACGACGTTGCCGCATCCCTTGTAAAGCATTTTGGCATATCCACCTACGCCATAAAGGGCGAGGACAACAAGACATATTACAAGCACTTGAACATAGTGCTAGATAAGCAGCCCAACATCACGATGGACGACGGCGCTGACCTTGTCTCCCTTCTTCATACGACAAGGAAAAAGGAAGCAGCCAATATCGTCGGCTCTACCGAGGAAACGACTACCGGAGTCATCAGGCTCAAGGCCCTTGCAAAGCAGGGGTTACTCAAGTTCCCGGTAATCGCCGTTAACGACGCCGCCACCAAGCACTTCTTCGACAACCGCTACGGCACCGGACAATCCACCATAGACGGCATCATAAGGGCTACTAACAGGCTTCTTGCAGGCTCTGTGTTCGTCGTGTGCGGCTACGGCTGGTGCGGCAAGGGTGTGGCGATGAGGGCCAGAGGCATGGGCGCAAACGTCATCGTAACCGAGATAGACCCGATAAAGGCGCTCGAGGCCGTAATGGACGGCTTCCGCGTAATGCCCATAGCCGACGCGTCCAGGGAAGGGGATTTCTTCTGCACGGTCACCGGCAATATCAACGTAATACGCAAAGAGCACTTTGCCAAGATGAAGGACGGCGCAATCGTTTCGAACTCCGGTCACTTTAACGTGGAGCTAGGCCTTGACGGCCTTAGAAAGCTTACGAAAAAGAGGAGAGAGATACGCGAATTTACCGAGGAGCATGTGATAAAGGAAGGGCAGCGCATATACGTCCTTGCAGAAGGCCGCCTTGTTAATCTTGCGAGCGCCGAAGGCCACCCGGCAAGTGTCATGGACATGAGCTTTGCCAACCAGGCCATGAGCGCTGCGTATCTTGTCCAGAGGGGCGCGAAGCTCGAGCGTGAAGTCTACACCGTTCCCGAGGAGATAGACAAGGAAATCGCCAGGATGAAGCTCATAACGCTTGGCGTAAAGATAGACGTTCTCACGGCCGAGCAGAAAAAGTACCTCGCGTCATGGGAGATGGGCACATAG
- a CDS encoding outer membrane protein assembly factor BamD, which yields MRIDTMKKKLAFILIVLAVGAVSGCAPKKDAYLPAPVYFEKGMSSYFAGMYGESETNFKAILESDPLSPEAVEAMLILADVYYTKEEYESAALYYTNFYSMHPGHPRAEYALFQKGMSNFLEMGPVDRDLASAKKALIAFEDLTRDYPGGVYAPKAADMVVFIKKRLAENELIVGRFYLKAKNYKGALLRFGYLLDQYPDSGFSDSALFFIGETYGKLGETRLADEAYLSLVNSYPESRYVSKARNRISAQQGS from the coding sequence ATGCGTATAGACACCATGAAAAAAAAGCTCGCTTTCATATTGATAGTTCTGGCGGTTGGCGCGGTTTCGGGGTGCGCCCCGAAGAAAGACGCGTATCTGCCGGCGCCCGTGTATTTCGAAAAGGGTATGAGCAGTTATTTTGCCGGTATGTACGGGGAGTCGGAGACCAACTTCAAGGCCATACTCGAGAGCGACCCGCTTAGCCCAGAGGCAGTCGAGGCCATGCTCATACTTGCGGACGTGTATTATACCAAGGAGGAGTACGAGAGCGCGGCCCTTTATTACACGAACTTCTACTCCATGCACCCCGGGCACCCGAGGGCCGAGTACGCGCTATTTCAGAAGGGCATGAGCAATTTTCTAGAGATGGGGCCCGTTGACCGCGACCTGGCGTCAGCGAAAAAGGCCCTCATAGCCTTCGAGGACCTTACCAGGGATTATCCTGGCGGCGTGTACGCGCCAAAGGCCGCTGACATGGTGGTATTTATAAAGAAACGTCTTGCCGAAAACGAGCTCATCGTAGGCAGGTTTTATCTAAAGGCAAAAAACTATAAGGGCGCTCTCTTGAGGTTCGGGTATCTTCTTGACCAGTACCCGGATTCGGGTTTTTCGGATTCGGCCCTTTTCTTCATAGGCGAGACCTATGGCAAACTCGGGGAAACAAGGCTTGCCGACGAGGCGTATTTATCTCTCGTTAATTCATACCCTGAGAGCCGCTATGTTTCAAAGGCAAGAAACAGGATATCGGCGCAGCAGGGAAGTTAG